The Terriglobales bacterium genome includes a window with the following:
- a CDS encoding insulinase family protein, translating into MSRAARLLLSLELVLFSTALFAQDLASFEKKTSVKTLSNGLTIVVCERHEAPVFSFYTLVDAGAA; encoded by the coding sequence ATGTCCCGAGCTGCTCGCCTTCTTCTCTCGCTAGAACTCGTGCTGTTCTCGACTGCGTTGTTCGCGCAGGATCTTGCTTCATTCGAAAAAAAGACAAGCGTCAAGACGTTGTCCAATGGTCTGACGATCGTGGTCTGCGAACGTCACGAGGCGCCGGTCTTTTCGTTTTACACGCTGGTCGATGCCGGCGCCGCGC